GCATGCTTGGGTATGGGGATTTTCAGTTGGTTGAGGGCCACCAGAAtcaagatcatagaatcatggaacagCTTAGATTGGcggagaccttaaagatcattgagctccAACCTCCCTTTCTATGGGTAGGGCTGCCAAACACTACatcccaggatcccatccagcttggccttgaatgcctccagggatggggtatccacaacttctctgtgCAGCAATGCTGCATGTGTTTTCCAAGTGCACAGAGTGAGTGAGGgttttctgcatgaaaaaggTGCCCTCTGCAGCTCAAGTAACTTCTCAAAGTTCTTGTTTCATCCTTCCCCTTCAGACAGCATGTTGGTCTTTCTTGGTTTGCAGAACAGAGCCCTTTGTCCATCCATATCACCATGGAAGTGGGTTGGCCCATaaaattagaatcatagaatatcctgagtttgGAGGGGATGGATGAGGACCcacaaagatcactgagtccaactcaATGAAATTATTCAGCCAAAGAAGTGCACAGGTTCAGAACCAACCACATTATGGAGCTCCTGTAGTCCAACCCTATGggatgctctgctgctctcGGGACCTGTGCTTTGGCCAAGAGTGCTGGCATCTCCACACCCCATTCCCAGTTCAATAAAACCTTGGTTTAGCCCAGTGCATGCTTTGGTGTGGTTTTGCTGGTTTGAACTCCCACACCTGGAGTGccaaaggaaaggctgagcatgTCTGGCAAAGCAATGCAACTCGGGCAAGCCAGCACCCCCTGGGTCTAATTATAGCAGCCTGCGTCATTAGGGACATTGTGCTGACGAGCCGGTGGGACGGATCCAGAACTGAAATGCATGCTGGCTTTCTGGAAAGGGTGATTTGGCTTTATGCTGGCACCACTGAGCCAAGCTGGGTTGTGATAAGCAGCTTGAGAAGGGAAAGTGTTGGCAAGATGCATGCCCTGGCCACAGTGACCATAACAGCTCCCTGGTGGTTCATCCAGGTGTGGTGACAGAGCAGCAGGGTCAGACACAAGCTGGCTGCTGCAGTATCTTGCTCCTGAGCTCtttgccagctgctgctctgcacggggtgctgctgctcagaaagcaaaatctCCACCaacctcacagctctgctgctgagctggtaGCTTTCACAAACAGGCTGTTCCTAAAAAGCAAGTGTATGCAGGGTCGGGAGAAAAGTGTGTCTGTGTCAGCAGGAAGAGATCAAATGCAGTAATGAGATACCTGAATGTCTCTTCTTGATGCAtgaggagcaaagcagcagctgaacatTCACTAGATCGACCTCAGTTTCCAaacttcccttttccctctctcttttctccttccccttccttcttccccttccttttttcccttccatcttTATCTCTTTCCCTCCTACATACAACCACTCTcccaaacacacaaacaaacaggacAGACCCTATATGAAAATCACTGCATCTCATCCCACATGTTAACCACTTCTCTCCAGCCTGTTACCACTGTCAATGTGGGCAGGCACAGTGCAAGCAAATGTCCTGGAAAGCACTGATCTGCCCTTCAGCACTGAGATGGGGCTGGACATGTAGATTTGGGCTTCAAGAGACCAGGAATGGGGCCAGCACACCTGTACCCATCTCATGCAGCCTCCAAGCTCctcactccctgggcagcctgtgccagtgcctgaccactgaCACAGAGGGATGGGTGGGTGAACCTCTCTGCCAAGCCCACCTTGGGCTCAGCCCATCCCATGCCTATGGAAGGGGAATATTCTGGACATCCTCTGATGCCCtgaggagaaactgaggcaccATCCCACTGCTTTCTCCCTCAAGAATCCCTAGGAAAGGGCTGTGGTCTGCATGGATTGCTCCAAGCATCCTTTCAGTCATTGTTGCTCCTCATCAAGCCATCATCTGCTCTATTCCTATCAGGCACCTGATGGAGGTGGATGGAGGGAAAGCATGGATCCAAGACCTTGGGATGGGTGGGATTTGGGGCTTAACCTCTGATAGAAACAGCTCCAAAGGTGCGCATTTCATCTTCTACACTAATGCAAATCAGGGCTGAAGTACAAGGATTGCTGAGCTTGCAGAGAGTCTTGCTTTAAAAGAGATGAAAGCGTTGTGCAGTGAGGGGTTAACTGGAATTTTCAccagagctgcttctcctgccctgcaagaagaaagaacagcactCGTGCTTCCTTCCCTTGCCGTGTCCTAAGGTATATGAAATCTTCCCCTGGTGCTCTCCTGAATACTGACCTgatcagcactgctgggcaaCTGCCTGGTTCTGCCCTTTTATTGATGGCTGAAGCGTCCTCACGCTTTGCTTAACTTAGATATAAAAGATGCTTGGTTTGCCCAAGATGATGGCTACTATTAAAATACAGGCTGCTGTTATTGATTATTAATGCAGAGCACTTTCTAAAAGCCCCTTGATTGAAGCTGGTAGAACGAGTCTTGTCTGAAGCGGCGTTTGattgattttcctttaaatcaaaaatgaaaaatgctggaAACATCCATCTTTCCCCTACATTTTTCTTATGTAAATGCCGGCCAAAGCTATAGATtcattattatatatatatgcatgtatatataaaaacatatatatataaaggcaaaaattaaacaaaaaaccttttgCATATTCAGATTAAAAGAAGCTCTCTGTAAAGAATCCAAGCTGTGGATAAACGAAGACCCTCAAAACGCTGTATATTTTCCCAGTGGAGGAATGGAGCATGAAATCCCCATCCATTTCCCAGGCAATCCTTGTGGGGCTCTCCCTTCTTCTTGGTGTTTTCTACCCCCAATCAGTTAATGAGCTCCAAATTGGTTTTGTCCCCAATGGAAGGGATGCCTCTTGAAACTTTCGAGAGCACAGGTGATGTTCATGGTTGAACTTAATGATCtttggaggtctttcccaaccttcaCGATGCTGTGAAAGTGTTGGTGGGATGAAACTTGCACAGCATTTTGCTGGATTGCTTTGCTCATGTGCTTCATCCGAACACAACCCTGGGTAGGGAGGACTATGTGGTCTATCACCAGCAGGATGAGTAGCTCCCAGGGATGCTTTGGGGATGGATGTGTGAAACCACAACCTCCAGCTGCTCACTGTCCTCCACCTGGAGGTCCCTTCTCCCTTAGCAGGATGAGGCAGGCAAAGCACCATCCTGGAATCTGGAATTTGGCCACAAGGAACGAACAGGTAAAACAGTGGGGTGCCAGAAACCTCAACTCTGGGCTCATTTGGGCTCagttagaatcacagaatcattaaggtgggaaaagacttctaagatcaagtccaaccccaacccacccccaccgtgcccactgattatgtccctcagtgcctcatctcctcctgaacatctccagggatggtgaccccaccactccctaagcagctgtgccagtgcccagcCTCTCTTCCAGAGGATAAACATTTCCAactatccaacctgaacctccccttgcACAACTTGAAATGATCCCATTTGTCCTATCAGATGACCCAAGTGAGTGCaatttttcctctccttgttCAGGAGCTTCAGTACTATCTCCACGCACCTTGGGGAGGTTTTCCTTCCCTTTATTATTTTATCCCTGACATAAGGACCCAGTAGCTGCCATTGGGCACAGAATGAATGTGCTGAAGTTCAGGGGGTTGGAACAACTGATGGAACAGCAAAGTCACACAAATCACGAGGAAATCCCTGTTGTGGGAACTGCCCTTTATTCCTCGTTACCACTAAACGTGATTAACAACAATTCAGACAGACACACGAAAATGAATCAAAGCGAGGGAATATGATCTGAATTTCAGTGCCTGTTTCTGCGCTGCGGCAGATGCTGCCCTATTTTGAGGTCTCCCTGCTCTCATCGCAGCCATCAGTGAAGACCTCAGAACGGCCCCATTTCCTCCAGTGGGGATGGCACAGTGGAGATGTGTTGGCTTTGCCTGCCTTCCAAATCTTGTCACCGTGCATTTTGCTCGGCTAGCCTGTAAATTCCTTGAATCTTCAGCAACTTCActgccagtgcatcaccactcctttggagaaatgcttcctaatatccaacctgaaccccTTTGTTGCAGGCTGATGCCATTCACTCGCATCCTACTGTCCTAACTCTGCACCCTTCTCCCACCTACCCCTTGGAGCCTCATCTCCCATCCAAGCTCATCACTTCTCACCAAGCTCAGATCAGGCAGGAAGATAGAGAGGCTCATTTTTTTGGAGGCTCAGCACCAAATCCAGTCCCACTGCCCATCTTTGTCCCGTCAGATCTCATCCTTCTCAatgcacagaatcatagaatcatttgcGTTGGAAGGGAGCCTTAAAGGTCATTGAgaccaactcccctgcagtgaccAGGCAGGTTCTCATGGGGTGATGGAGTTACAAGTGCTTTCCTTTGAGGCTGCACTGAGTTTGTGCCTACAAACATCATCCTTCAGCCTGTGCAAGCGCGAGGCATTCAGCAGTGTAGGTGGTTGTGTAAGGTTTGGCTTGTTTGTTGCAGCTAAGGccagctgaggaaaataaagagaaaaataggtAAAGAACAATTCAATGGGAGTAAAACCCATTTTATTTGGAATTCAGGGGAGAATAATTCAGCTTAGAATTTATTTGGCTCTGGCGAGGGAAGGGAGAATTggattatttattattgtttatttctgtctttttccacTCTTGGGGGAGGGtttggagaagggaaaagaatcagggaagaaaaaccTGCTAACACTTACAGTGAGGTGTTCGGAGTGTCGGAAAGAAATAACTGCACATCAGTTTCTACATCTCTGTAGAAATTCTCCTTttggcaaaaaaagaaagaaaaaaaaagccttcttttttttttttttttttttttttttgcctggaaaagctttcagcaaaaaaaaagctgccCGTACAGCTGCCATTCTCACTTCCTTCCCAGCCTGACCCAGTTTATCCAAGACAAGCGGGAGGTGATTCCATCCTGCCTAAAAAATGCCTACAAATTCCTgacagcaggcagagctcatACAAAAGAGGCCGTAAcctgaaagaactgaaagaaatccCTATGACAGCTGGAGGGTTTTGCTGCACATACTGGGGCTGAATAGGAAGCAGAAGCTTTCCAGTGggagcccttgctgacagtgGCTAACTCCCTACCCGTTTGTACAACTGCAATTTCCCTACTAACAGTTGACACCATTTCTTAGTCATACAAACCCCCCTCAACACCGGGGATGTTTCAAAATCACATGCTGTTGTTGATCCAGGAGCTGGCAGTTGATACACACAGTTATCTTACTAACTCAGAACTCCAGCCGCTAAAACACACCTGCCCACAGGTCACCATGTGCTTTTGGTGTCTCCCATAAGGATCTCCATTCATGGGGCCACCCATCTCcttggagacacccaaggtcaggctggatgggggtTTGAGCACCcaatggagctgtgggtgtccctgttcactgcaggagaaTGGGACCACATGGCCTTGaagggtccattccaactcaaaccagTCTATGTGTATACATCTTATCGCTGGAATTTGTTGCGTATTCTCTGTACAAACAATCTCTGGTGGAAAactaagctttatttttattcccaaGGAAACCGCGCCGATCCCAGATTGTGCTCATAAATTCAATGTCTTCTTGTGTTATGCATGGGGAGGCTgcaagaaagcagcagggaatAGTTGAAACAGGGTCTCTAGGCAAGAGAGTTGAAGGGGTGAGAAATAAATTTtacagaagatgctgcagatCCCTGGGAATGTTTTCACTTGGGAAATTCATTTCTTACTCTGTTTCCAGGCTGAAATTCATAGAACCACAAAATGgtctgagttgaaaaggaccacaatgatcatctggtttcaacccctctgctatgtgcagggtcgccaacctccagatcaggttgcccagagccacatccagcctggccttgaatgcctgcagggatggggcatccacaacctcattgggcagcctgttccagtgcaccaCCACTAGTTAGGAATGAAAATTGCCCAAGGCTAACCAAAATGTGTACATGTGATACacagggacatggcttagtgggcaatattggtgacAGGTGAGCAGttgaactgggtgatcttagaggtcttttccatccctaATGACTCTGACTCTGTAAGAAGTAGCGGTGCCTCAAAACCCACTTTGCAACTCTTCTTCTTCCAGGTATCTGGGGATCACTCGTCCACTGACGTATCCCGTGAGACAAAATGGGAAGCTGATGGCCAAAATGGTCTTCATCGTTTGGCTCCTGTCTGCCTCCATCACACTTCCTCCTCTTTTTGGCTGGGCTAAGAACGTCACCGTGGAAAGAGTCTGCCTGATCAGCCAGGACTTTGGGTACACGGTCTATTCTACAGGGGTTGCCTTCTACATCCCTATGGCCGTCATGCTCGTCATGTACAGCCGGATCTACAAAGCTGCCAAGGTGAGTGCTGAGAAGCACCGCTTCATGAACTTCTCCAAGCATTATGAAGAGGAGGGTGTCTACTGTCTGGAGGCCTCCAGCCGTGGCCATCCCAGCTCCAAGCGCACCAAGGCAGTGGAGGAATGTGCCACGCTTTCCAAACTGCTCCGGCAAGACCGGAAGAATATTTCCATCTTCAAACGGGAACAAAAAGCAGCCAGGACCCTTGGTATAATCGTGGGGGCTTTTACGTTTTGTTGGCTTCCGTTCTTCCTTATGTCAACGGCTCGGCCTTTTATCTGTGGTATACACTGCAGCTGTCTGCCCCTGAGGCTGGAGAGGACTCTGCTCTGGTTGGGATACACCAACTCCCTCATCAACCCCTTAATTTATGCTTTCTTTAACCGAGACTTGAGGACTACTTTCTGGAACCTCCTGAGGTGCAGGTACAGGAATATCAACAGGAGACTCTCTGCCGCCAGCATGCACGAGGCCCTGAAAGCCACAGAGAGACATGAATGCATCCTGTAGAGTGATGTCCTCCAACTCAGTGCCTGACCAGCAAACTCCTGCCCCTCCATTTCAGGTTCCTTGCTTCTCCTGCCTCCTGGGGCTGGCAGAAACTATGGGTGCTGTTGCCCCCTGCCAGACGTTGCCACTGGGAGTGACacttttcccctctctcctgGAGGAGATGCAGTTCTCCTCAAGAGAACCAAGCAAGCAGCCATTCCACCACGACTCAGGTGGGAGTTgagcagctgagagagagagactggGGGTTTCAAGGTCTACCACCAACTGTGGGCAAATCACACCAcctttctgtgcctcagtttccccacctgttaaaataaaagaagagaggaaagaaagagcaacCCCCcacccaaacaaaaaaaatctcgATAGGACTGTGGCTCTCCACCTTCAAAAAGGGCTCTAAGGTCGGTGGAAACCACGTGATATGCCATGTAAAGATGATGCTGACTGCAGTTCTCTATCAGATACAACAGCAGCTATAGGCTCCATTGTAGATCCAAGCACTCATGCCATACCAGCTTATACGAACTCTTTCCACCAGTGTAAATGCAGTCTTCACACCAAGCTTGCGTCCAGGTTTGCACGCCAGAGTAGTAACACCAATGACCCTCTTTCCCCTCACACTTTAGCACTGCTGCATTTGAAAGAGGCACACTTGGAGGATGAAACACAAACGAACACGCAGTTTCCTTTCTGGTTGGATAGGAAAATCTGATGCCATCCCCATCATGGGGATAAGCAGTGAGCAAAGATGGATATGTTTATTAGGGTGTGCTGTAATTCATTCTCAGACAAGTGATGTGTGTTCATAATCTGTGGCTAATTGACTCCATAAAAGCACGCTTTCGttgacaacaggaaaaaaaagagtatatGATTTCTCTGACAGCTTTACAGTGCTTCAGTACAGTGTCCAGCCAGCTTGAACAAATACACTAAAAGTGAtgtatcttttttaaaaaaaatacatatacaagactggtttctttatttcgATGTGATTTCTCAGGGGATTTGGGCTATAAGGTGTCTCTTTGTGTTCATGCACTGGTGGGGTTTGTCTTTCTGCATTCATCTTTGCTCTTGACCTACCCTGCTGCATCAAACTTGCATCAACAGAAAGAGGACGTAGACAGTGTCTGTTCCATGCGGTCAGATGTTGGAACACAAACAAAGTTGTATTGTTCAGATAAAGGCTCAAGAAGGAGTTTTACTGCCCACACTCCACTATAGGCGCCTGCAAGATGCAAGACCAGGAACAGGGTCTCGTACTGCATGAGTCTATGGTTCTGTATGTTCAAAAGATGCTGTTTATCACTACAGTCACATGTTCCTGCCCAGAACACAAAACAGTGCCAGCAGTTGGGATTTGTTCTCCTATGTTCTCCCTAAGAGGGTTGCCATTGCCCAGGGAAAACTGAGTGGTATCCCTGAGATTCCCCTGTGATTTTGCATCTTGCAAAGCAAAGATCCCAGGGATGCAATGGGACACCGTGTGACATGAGCATACCCTCACTCTCTTCCACACTGCCATGACATTAACAGGTGCTAAACTTTACCACGACCTCCCTGCTTTCCCACGTCAGTGTCTTGTCACTTTGGTGCACTTTTGCTACCCATCACCCTACCCCATCTAGGTTGCAGTTTTCATGATGCCTCTGCTTCCAAGCCCACGCAGTATGTACTCCCACACTCACGTGCCTCCAGGTCATTCTTTAACTGCCCATTTCTGGACTGACTTATCAAAACCAAGTCTTCTTCACCCAGAAAACACTCTGGGCCACCATCAGCTCTGTCACAACATTTTAGCAGCAGCTGGTCACTGGATCTGTCTGGCCACAGGGACGTATGTTTGCTTCAGGGTTTGATTTCCTCCCTAAGCTCTCCATCTTCTTCTCTGCCATGGAGATAATGATGCCCTTTTGACTGCACTGTCAGGATTAAAACTAACCAGATGCTAATTCAGAATGTCTTGCCAGGATGCAAAAGCCCCCAAGATGGAGCACTTCATGTTCAGCACATAGCAAAAGTATGGTCTGTTCTGCTGTGgtaaatatatatgtgcataaGGTTTTAGTGGCAAATTTATACTAATTTTCTGTGTTATGAGTTTTTAAACTGCCTTCAAAATAACATAATCTTGCTTAATTCCGCTGAACATCCCCGTTCTGGTGGTATGTCTAGCgctgcttaaaaacaaattgtAGAAGAGCTATGAAGAGCTAAGGGTTATGAAGAGTTAAAAGGAGcccttttaaatgaaagcatatgaaaagtggtgggtttttttttcatttttcaaactgATGGttcttcaggaggaaaaaagaggaaagaatatgATTCTGGGTGATCCAATACAAAACTTCTTGTAAGGATCATGAAGAATGGATTGTCTTAAAATCAATGTTTGTCCTGGAATGGAATGCCCATGGGTCACAACCAGAAGGTAGGGGGCACAAGATGTTTGGTTGACACTTAAACACCATTTCCAAGCTCCAGATTGATGCACTCTGAAGAGTAAGAAGTCAGACATAGGTGGCAGAAGACCCTCATGGATGATCAAGGAGCtcaaggaaaaactgaagtggaaaaagaaagtatttagAATGACAAGGGAAAAGGGGTCTGGGTCCTTGGGATGAGTATAGGAAGGTTGTGAGGCCATCAGGGATGTGACAGGGAAGGCTAAGGCCTATTTGGAATTAGACCTGGTTAGGGAGATCAAGGATAATGAGAAAGATTTCTTTAGGTATATCAATAACAAAAGGGAGATCAGGGAAAATAAGGGTCTGCTGCTAAATGAGGTGGAGCAAGTGAATAACTTCTTTGCTTCATTCTTTAGTGCTAAGACTGGCTTCTGAGAGTCCCAGACTCTGGAAATAGcttcaccaaaacaaaacattctgctCGAAATAGTGAGGCATCTTGCATGAACATTCCAATGGTGCTATCCCAGAATGTGTTCACATCACTTTAACCTTCTGCTTTTTGACTGCACTTTGGTTAAATAAAGTCATACGCATCCAAAGACACCAAGGCCTTTTCCACACCCAAGCAAGCATCAGTAATTTAGTTAAGCAACTCGAGATCCTCATAGAGGCACTGCTAAACCATGCTGAAAATACACCCTTGTTTTGTtgagtatttttttcatatcaGGCAGGAATCAGTGCATCACCCAAAAAAGCTGGTTTAACATAAATCTGAGCCATTTTGAAACTGGGCGTGCGCACACAAGTGTCCGAATGAACTGCGTGAGATTTTAAGAGGCAAAAAATTGGAGGTCACTGGGAAAAGTGCCCATCTTGGAGGACAAAAGAAACCTTCACAGCAAAGGAGAGATTCCCAGCGGACCAGTAGCAACGCAGTGGAAAAGAATGAGGAGCCTCGGGCAGAGAAAATTGGAGTAATTCAGGCATAAAATGAGTAGGTCTCAAGTCAGCTTTTTATCCCACTCCGCATGCAGTGGAAATAtgtacagaaacacacacagagatcTGGGGAGAAAAGACAATTCTGACAAACCCCTACAGCTATCCCAGCTGGGGTTTGGAGATGTTTGATGACACTGAGCAAAGCTGTTCTTCATCTTGGCTCAAGACCTGCCATTAGAAAGGTGAGTgagtgatcatagaatcatggaatccttAGAGTGGGAAGGGACCATTAGAGGCCATCCAGTccatctcccctgcaatgaacagggacagcacagctagatcaggctgtccaggccCTgatccatcctggccttgaatgtctccagggatgcgGCATCAACCACatgtctgggcaacctgttctagtgtctCACCACCCGCACTGTagaagactttttccttatatccttatatccaacttaaatctcTAAGTTTGGAACCAGTCATCTCTGTGTACCATTCCCAGGCCAGTTATGGTTTTGCTGACCTCTACCTTATTTCTCCTTTTGGTCTCCCAGTAGCCAGAATGTCCCAGTTCTATTTGGGCAAGAAATAGAGGAACAGCGGGTCTTGCCTCTCCTAGAGGATGCACAGTACTCAGGAAGGGACAGTGCCCTAATCAATGGGATGCTGAGAGtgacccacaaggatcactgagtccaactcccatcTCCACACAGCACCCAAACCCTATGGCTGGGAGCAATGTCCCAACACTCCCTGagttccagcagctctgggctgtgcccactgccctgggcagcctgttccatgcctaCTGCCCTATGGGGCAGTGCCTTTCCATAAACCCCACCTGACCCTCACTTGATGCATCTCAATGCTCTACCAGCTGACAGTGCTGGGCCTGGTTCACCTGAGGATACAGTTGGGTCATTCAGATCTCAGCTGGATCAGACCTTGAGCAACTCCATCTACCTTTGAAGCTGTCTTTCCTTTGAGCAGCTCATCAGACCAGAGGTACCAAGCTTTCCCTTCCAACCGAGTTATTTTCTGAATCGGATGATTTGTCTGCTCTCCCACTCAAACTCATGTAAATATTTAGCAACCCCGTTCTTGGGCAAGACAATTTAGAGTTCTCCTACCTGCCTTGTGAAACAGCTCCTTCTGTTTTGAACCTTCTCTTAGCAATATTTAAGCTGCGTATCTGATATGACTGTCAGCACTGTGACACTTTCCGCCTGTGTTCTTACATaagaaatgattttcatttgtttgttttattgccATTTTGATTTgagaatattttatattcagcATGTAAGATTTTCAGTTGTTGGactctgctgtttttctccatcttgTGCATCTTTCTGAGACAGAGCTTAGGCAAAACACAAGGAAAGAAGTGGCTGTTTTCGCACACAGGAAGGGAAACAGACACGTATCACACCGGCCCACTTTCTTTTAATGACCATAAGATCTTTCACATAGAACATGCAATTTTGTGAGGAAACAAGAAGTGGAGATTGAAAAATGATGTTCTACAGATGTCTTATtctgggaggaggagaaaatatCCTGCAAGCAGACAGCTGTCTTTATCTTGGTAGCACCTGTACTTTGCCCTGTATGAACATTGGGTTTGGTCCCTTGGTTGCCAATGGGCTCCTGTTCACAACACACAAAAACTCCCATCAGGGCTGATTCCATGCATTTCCTACTTAGATATCTGCTTCCCTGTGACAAAAGTATCCCAGCCCAAGGAATGTGGGGGTGTGGTATGACATGGTGTCACAGTCTGTGTGGCTCTAGGTGCATCCTGAACTGGAACAGGGTCTGacatcagagaatcatagaaccattaatgttggaaaagagctTTAAGATCATCGAGTCCGACCATCCACCTACTGCCAATACTGCCCACTGGCCATGTCCCTTAGCATTACACCTCCATgggtcttgagcacctccagggatggtggctccACCACCTTCCTTGTTTCAGCCCGTGCAAAAGGTGATGAACATTAACTCTTTCCAGGTGATGAGAAAGACTGCCTAAGAACCACATTGCTTAGATCTATTTCTCAGCCTCCCTTTAATTCCCAGCTTCATATCTCTGAGCCTTTGAATGCATTCAGTGGTCTATTAATACAGCAATTAggagaagagggaggaagagagtgGCCACATGCCAGCCATTTGGTGACAGTACCTGGTAACACAGCCTCATGCTTGTAAACCAAGCTCACAAGGACTCTGCTCCAAGCCTGTGATTTTCCTGGTTGAATGCAGACAATCTGAATGCCAAATGTACATTTTTAGACTCCTAAATGCCTCAGCCATTTGACTCACAGACAAAGCTCTGGGCAGCATCTTACGTCATGTGCTTGGCATGAACACACCCAGATGAGCCATGGGTCTGGAAGATGTCCTCCTGACATGAGAAGCAACAGCAGATTGCGAACAGCAATGTCCTAGTAAAGCTCCATGTgcccaggttggatggggccctgagcagcctgatctggtgggtagcatacagcccatggcagggggttggaactaaatggtCTTTAatgtcccctccaacccaagccattctatgattctatgatatgattctatgatcgcCCGTGGCTTCCACCAGTCTTTAACTTCCCATCAtcctgctttttccctttcatctcaCAACTGTCTGCAAATCTCCAGGCTGAGGGCGTTTGATATTGCTCAGGTGAGAGTGGATGGGAGTGGGTGGGAATGTCACCTCTTAATTACTTTTGAATTTACCTTTAATTACTTTTGAACATAAAAATCAgggatttttatgtttttaaggatttcagactttttttgccttttcctaaCGGTTGAAGGGGACAACATTCTTCATAATAAACCTCTCTTTCCAAGCATGATATTCCTACAGCACTGTCAGAAAATCTGA
This DNA window, taken from Excalfactoria chinensis isolate bCotChi1 chromosome 4, bCotChi1.hap2, whole genome shotgun sequence, encodes the following:
- the LOC140251457 gene encoding 5-hydroxytryptamine receptor 7-like; translated protein: MLLRGSPRRFLEHHLLFVENAEQQYPAQELLPNPFMTEEPPVPAEPDLPSSNLTNATDCGEEILLYGDTEKIVIGAVLSIIILMTIAGNGLVIISVCIVKKLRQPSNYLVVSLAAADLSVAFAVMPFVTITDLVGGEWLFGKVFCNVFIAMDVMCCTASIMTLCIISVDRYLGITRPLTYPVRQNGKLMAKMVFIVWLLSASITLPPLFGWAKNVTVERVCLISQDFGYTVYSTGVAFYIPMAVMLVMYSRIYKAAKVSAEKHRFMNFSKHYEEEGVYCLEASSRGHPSSKRTKAVEECATLSKLLRQDRKNISIFKREQKAARTLGIIVGAFTFCWLPFFLMSTARPFICGIHCSCLPLRLERTLLWLGYTNSLINPLIYAFFNRDLRTTFWNLLRCRYRNINRRLSAASMHEALKATERHECIL